From a region of the Micropterus dolomieu isolate WLL.071019.BEF.003 ecotype Adirondacks linkage group LG21, ASM2129224v1, whole genome shotgun sequence genome:
- the mymk gene encoding protein myomaker isoform X1 codes for MGAFIAKMLLPTVSSLVFLPTASVAAKRGFHMEAMVYFFTMFFTAIYHACDGPGLSILCFMRYDVLEYFSVYGTALSMWVTLIALGDFDEPQRSSMTMFGVLTTAVRVYQDRLGYGIYSGPIGSAVFIITVKWLQKMKQLRAVYPEKKVYTQQVGPGCCFGALALMLRFYFEEWDYAYVHSFYHLSLAVSFILLLPKKNRYAGTGQNAAKLSCFTLCCCSMSPSTSKEKTDKPKKKSSRTVWTVPTEKLWTRGCSTPTLPLYNPPPSTPVKGTSISKLKEMNGWK; via the exons ATGGGTGCATTTATTGCCAAGATGTTGCTTCCTACAGTCAGCAGCCTGGTGTTCCTGCCTACAGCCAGCGTGGCCGCCAAGAGGGGCTTCCACATGGAGGCCATGGTCTACTTCTTCACCATGTTCTTCACGGCG ATCTACCATGCATGTGATGGACCAGGCCTCTCCATCCTGTGTTTCATGAGGTACGACGTTCTGGAGTACTTCAGTGTTTACGGCACAGCTCTCTCCATGTGGGTCACACTTATAG CCCTGGGTGACTTTGATGAACCCCAGCGCTCCAGCATGACCATGTTTGGAGTGTTGACCACCGCTGTGAGGGTCTACCAGGACCGCTTGGGTTATGGGATCTACTCTGGACCAATCGGATCAGCTGTCTTCATTATTACTGTCAAATGG CTGCAGAAGATGAAACAGTTGCGGGCGGTGTATCCAGAGAAGAAAGTGTACACGCAGCAGGTCGGTCCAGGCTGCTGCTTCGGTGCTCTCGCTCTGATGCTGCGTTTCTACTTTGAG GAGTGGGACTACGCCTATGTCCACAGTTTCTACCATCTGTCTCTGGCTGTGTCCTTCATCCTGCTGCTGCCAAAGAAGAACCGCTACGCAGGGACGGGACAAAATGCTGCTAAGCTCAGCTGCTTCACTCTCTGCTGCTGC TCCATGTCTCCTAGTACTTCTAAAGAGAAGACAGACAAGCCCAAGAAGAAGTCGTCTCGGACCGTGTGGACAGTCCCCACTGAGAAGCTGTGGACACGCGGCTGCAGCACCCCCACCCTGCCTCTTTACAACCCTCCACCCTCCACACCTGTCAAAGGGACCAGCATCAGCAAGCTGAAAGAGATGAATGGGTGGAAGTGA
- the mymk gene encoding protein myomaker isoform X2, whose amino-acid sequence MGAFIAKMLLPTVSSLVFLPTASVAAKRGFHMEAMVYFFTMFFTAIYHACDGPGLSILCFMRYDVLEYFSVYGTALSMWVTLIALGDFDEPQRSSMTMFGVLTTAVRVYQDRLGYGIYSGPIGSAVFIITVKWLQKMKQLRAVYPEKKVYTQQVGPGCCFGALALMLRFYFEEWDYAYVHSFYHLSLAVSFILLLPKKNRYAGTGQNAAKLSCFTLCCCTDKPKKKSSRTVWTVPTEKLWTRGCSTPTLPLYNPPPSTPVKGTSISKLKEMNGWK is encoded by the exons ATGGGTGCATTTATTGCCAAGATGTTGCTTCCTACAGTCAGCAGCCTGGTGTTCCTGCCTACAGCCAGCGTGGCCGCCAAGAGGGGCTTCCACATGGAGGCCATGGTCTACTTCTTCACCATGTTCTTCACGGCG ATCTACCATGCATGTGATGGACCAGGCCTCTCCATCCTGTGTTTCATGAGGTACGACGTTCTGGAGTACTTCAGTGTTTACGGCACAGCTCTCTCCATGTGGGTCACACTTATAG CCCTGGGTGACTTTGATGAACCCCAGCGCTCCAGCATGACCATGTTTGGAGTGTTGACCACCGCTGTGAGGGTCTACCAGGACCGCTTGGGTTATGGGATCTACTCTGGACCAATCGGATCAGCTGTCTTCATTATTACTGTCAAATGG CTGCAGAAGATGAAACAGTTGCGGGCGGTGTATCCAGAGAAGAAAGTGTACACGCAGCAGGTCGGTCCAGGCTGCTGCTTCGGTGCTCTCGCTCTGATGCTGCGTTTCTACTTTGAG GAGTGGGACTACGCCTATGTCCACAGTTTCTACCATCTGTCTCTGGCTGTGTCCTTCATCCTGCTGCTGCCAAAGAAGAACCGCTACGCAGGGACGGGACAAAATGCTGCTAAGCTCAGCTGCTTCACTCTCTGCTGCTGC ACAGACAAGCCCAAGAAGAAGTCGTCTCGGACCGTGTGGACAGTCCCCACTGAGAAGCTGTGGACACGCGGCTGCAGCACCCCCACCCTGCCTCTTTACAACCCTCCACCCTCCACACCTGTCAAAGGGACCAGCATCAGCAAGCTGAAAGAGATGAATGGGTGGAAGTGA